A stretch of the Mycoplasmoides genitalium G37 genome encodes the following:
- the hisS gene encoding histidine--tRNA ligase: protein MNFLQKPRGVKDWFGDELVYFNWIVKKIRSLAFNWGFSEVKTPLFENAQLFQRSNANADIVQKELYQFFDKSQRELALRPEATTPIVRLACENKLMQEANFPLKLFCIGSMYRYERPQNNRFREHWQFSCEVFGFSNLFIFLDTLLFANSLLEALGITGYVLKINNLANFETLSKWNKALKDYLTPYKLELTELSQKRLEKNPLRILDDKIDQKKSFVKNAPKITDFLDASAKQDSELLKTQLKKHNISFEWTDNLVRGLDYYTGFVFEYVKNQDTILAGGVYDNLVEELSSNPTPALGFACGIERLINCLEIDKKAFILNTKPKQMLVICLFEEALEELVWLAKLWREYNQVTIYPKVIKVDNGIRLANRLGYTFIGIVGKTDFDKKAITIKNLVSKQQTIYTWNELGERNVF from the coding sequence ATGAACTTCTTGCAAAAACCAAGGGGAGTTAAAGATTGGTTTGGTGATGAATTAGTTTATTTTAATTGGATTGTTAAAAAAATAAGATCTTTAGCATTTAATTGGGGTTTTAGTGAAGTTAAAACTCCGTTGTTTGAAAATGCACAACTTTTTCAAAGATCTAATGCTAATGCTGATATTGTTCAAAAAGAACTATACCAGTTTTTTGATAAATCTCAAAGAGAATTAGCTTTAAGACCTGAAGCTACTACACCAATAGTAAGACTTGCTTGTGAAAACAAATTAATGCAAGAAGCAAATTTTCCCTTAAAGTTATTTTGCATTGGTTCAATGTATCGTTATGAACGTCCACAAAACAATAGGTTTCGTGAACATTGGCAATTTAGTTGCGAAGTATTTGGTTTTTCCAACCTGTTTATCTTTTTAGATACACTTTTGTTTGCTAACTCTTTGCTTGAAGCACTTGGAATTACTGGATATGTGCTTAAAATTAATAATCTTGCTAACTTTGAAACACTTAGTAAGTGAAATAAAGCCCTAAAAGATTATTTAACTCCATATAAATTAGAACTAACTGAGCTTTCTCAAAAAAGATTAGAAAAAAATCCTTTGAGAATTTTAGATGACAAGATAGATCAAAAAAAATCATTTGTTAAAAATGCTCCTAAAATTACTGATTTTTTAGATGCAAGTGCAAAACAAGATTCAGAATTGTTAAAAACACAACTAAAAAAACACAATATTAGTTTTGAATGAACAGACAATCTAGTTAGAGGATTGGATTACTATACTGGATTTGTGTTTGAATATGTAAAAAATCAAGACACAATTTTAGCAGGTGGAGTTTATGATAACTTAGTTGAAGAATTAAGTAGTAATCCAACTCCCGCATTAGGTTTTGCTTGTGGAATTGAACGGTTAATTAACTGTTTAGAAATTGATAAAAAAGCATTTATTTTGAATACTAAACCAAAGCAGATGTTAGTAATTTGCTTATTTGAAGAAGCGCTTGAAGAATTGGTTTGACTAGCTAAATTATGAAGGGAATATAACCAAGTAACTATTTATCCTAAGGTTATTAAAGTTGATAATGGGATTAGATTAGCAAATCGCTTGGGTTATACTTTCATTGGCATTGTTGGAAAAACTGATTTTGACAAAAAAGCTATTACAATCAAAAACTTAGTATCTAAACAACAGACCATTTACACTTGAAATGAACTTGGAGAACGAAATGTGTTTTAA
- a CDS encoding DUF240 domain-containing protein, protein MKTIHKLFLGLCLPATLGPLLGIVVTNTDQSIKFTSKSNSINKNNQNKELALLRDNLMNEAKVDEPLSFEKRFENFKNKYSDIHSLNNSVFSLHDVYDLLGGFKQSLTTFFDEVIAQQQKIKDADKIFPSTKDNPPKEENPNVLDTLANYQGAGFFPSLGKNGFNLPEAVFQNFTDFRINDYKIKNFNVDLVSENDIIKHDKVRYAFEVKFNIALVLSINKSNVDFDFDFILKTDNFSDIENFNEIFNRKPALQFRFYTKINVHKLSFNGSDSTYIANILLQDQFNLLEIDLNKSIYALDLENAKERFDKEFVQPLYQKRREAKLAWEEEQRRIAEEQRRQEEERARILKELKEKAEKDKRVKEAQNNLQKALGNLDTFFNFFSSGQDRVLLGFDPNKYNVQTREGLFKALQISYSNFKTWTFYISLLGWKEGSVKLLKKPIWNALRDDKAFQYAFGLGPNTSEQQLGRVTLPGYGYEGIRMSDWLRWALGYYTSFTLSPPKNVEANLIGDANDKKHIWISPHTFKLNREYGDGERFKGKAYRFKLSISFELEGHLTAHWWTIAFRGSIPGSWSGKLRVTHEFDGDVPYYRLHTTPPQYRLTDDMKLLFVPHSIQRVTAVGNESINGLLRSQNLHNLERQSYEATAPIDLISYMLYAISDKKPPQK, encoded by the coding sequence ATGAAAACAATTCATAAACTATTTTTAGGTCTTTGTTTACCCGCAACATTAGGTCCTTTACTTGGAATTGTTGTTACAAATACTGACCAAAGTATTAAGTTTACAAGCAAATCAAATTCGATTAATAAGAATAACCAAAATAAAGAGTTGGCTCTACTTAGAGATAATTTGATGAACGAAGCGAAAGTTGATGAACCACTTTCCTTTGAAAAACGGTTTGAAAACTTTAAAAATAAGTATAGTGATATACATAGCTTAAATAACAGTGTTTTTTCACTTCATGACGTTTATGACTTATTAGGTGGATTTAAACAATCATTGACAACATTTTTTGATGAAGTGATTGCCCAACAACAAAAGATCAAGGATGCAGATAAGATCTTTCCAAGTACTAAAGATAATCCACCTAAAGAAGAAAATCCTAATGTTTTAGATACACTAGCTAACTACCAAGGAGCAGGATTTTTCCCTAGTTTAGGTAAAAATGGTTTTAATTTACCTGAAGCAGTGTTCCAAAATTTCACTGATTTTAGGATTAATGACTACAAGATTAAAAATTTTAATGTTGATCTTGTTAGTGAAAATGACATTATTAAACATGATAAAGTTCGTTATGCTTTTGAAGTTAAGTTCAATATTGCTTTAGTTTTATCTATTAATAAGTCAAATGTTGATTTTGACTTTGATTTCATTTTAAAGACTGATAATTTCTCAGACATTGAAAACTTTAATGAAATTTTCAACAGAAAACCTGCTTTACAATTTCGTTTTTATACCAAGATCAATGTACATAAGTTAAGTTTCAATGGTAGTGATTCCACTTACATTGCCAATATCTTGTTACAAGATCAGTTCAACCTATTAGAAATTGATTTAAATAAATCTATTTATGCATTAGATCTTGAAAATGCTAAAGAACGCTTTGATAAGGAATTTGTTCAACCTCTTTATCAAAAACGACGTGAAGCAAAGCTTGCTTGAGAAGAAGAACAGAGACGCATTGCTGAAGAACAACGTAGACAAGAAGAGGAGAGAGCTAGAATCTTAAAAGAGTTAAAAGAAAAAGCTGAGAAAGATAAAAGAGTTAAAGAAGCACAAAACAACCTTCAAAAAGCACTTGGTAACTTAGATACTTTCTTTAACTTCTTTAGCAGTGGTCAAGATAGAGTTTTACTTGGTTTTGATCCAAATAAATACAATGTGCAAACTCGTGAAGGTTTGTTTAAAGCATTACAAATTTCCTATTCTAACTTCAAAACTTGAACATTCTATATCTCCTTGTTGGGGTGAAAAGAAGGTAGTGTTAAACTGTTGAAAAAACCTATCTGAAATGCCTTGAGAGATGATAAAGCATTTCAATATGCTTTTGGTTTAGGTCCAAATACTTCTGAACAACAACTTGGTAGAGTAACCCTACCTGGTTATGGTTATGAAGGAATTAGAATGAGTGATTGGTTGAGGTGAGCATTGGGTTACTATACTAGTTTCACTTTAAGTCCACCTAAAAATGTTGAAGCTAATCTTATAGGTGATGCTAATGATAAAAAACACATTTGAATCTCACCTCATACTTTCAAATTAAACAGAGAGTATGGTGATGGTGAAAGATTCAAAGGTAAAGCATATCGTTTTAAACTATCAATAAGTTTTGAACTAGAAGGTCATTTAACTGCCCACTGATGAACAATTGCCTTTAGAGGTAGTATTCCTGGAAGCTGAAGTGGTAAGTTAAGAGTTACCCATGAGTTTGATGGTGATGTGCCTTACTATAGATTACATACAACTCCACCACAATATCGTTTAACTGATGATATGAAATTATTGTTTGTTCCGCACAGTATCCAAAGGGTAACTGCAGTTGGTAATGAAAGCATTAATGGTCTTCTCAGATCACAAAACCTTCATAACTTGGAACGTCAATCATATGAAGCGACTGCTCCTATTGATTTAATATCATATATGCTTTATGCAATTAGTGATAAAAAACCACCTCAAAAATAA
- a CDS encoding MIP/aquaporin family protein: protein MYFQNSTQLGWWFLAELIGTFILIIFGNGAVAQVNLKKMATSETKAKFLTVALTWGIGVLFGVLTANAIFKGSGHLNPAISLFYAINGSIKSPTALIWPGFVIGILAQFLGAMIAQTTLNFLFWKQLSSTDPQTVLAMHCTSPSVFNITRNFLTEFIATLILIGGVVAASHFLHNNPNSVPPGFMGLWLVAGIIIAFGGATGSAINPARDLGTRIVFQLTPIKNKDANWKYSWIPVIAPLSAGLVLSIIIGFSPAPVL, encoded by the coding sequence TTGTATTTTCAAAATTCTACTCAATTAGGATGATGGTTTCTTGCTGAATTGATAGGAACATTTATCCTAATTATCTTTGGTAATGGTGCAGTTGCCCAAGTTAATTTAAAGAAGATGGCTACAAGTGAAACAAAAGCCAAGTTTTTAACAGTTGCACTTACTTGAGGAATAGGTGTTTTATTTGGTGTTTTAACTGCTAATGCTATCTTTAAGGGTAGTGGTCATTTAAACCCTGCTATATCATTATTTTATGCAATTAATGGCAGTATCAAATCACCTACTGCATTAATATGACCTGGTTTTGTAATTGGGATTTTAGCTCAATTCTTAGGTGCAATGATAGCTCAAACAACACTTAACTTTTTATTTTGAAAACAACTATCATCAACCGATCCACAAACAGTTCTAGCAATGCATTGTACAAGTCCTAGTGTATTTAACATTACTAGGAATTTTCTAACTGAATTTATTGCAACTTTAATATTGATAGGTGGAGTTGTTGCTGCTAGTCACTTTCTTCATAACAACCCAAACTCTGTTCCTCCTGGATTTATGGGGCTTTGATTGGTTGCTGGGATTATTATTGCTTTTGGTGGCGCTACAGGCTCCGCAATTAATCCTGCAAGGGATTTGGGAACTAGAATTGTGTTTCAATTAACTCCAATTAAAAATAAGGATGCGAATTGAAAGTACAGCTGAATTCCAGTAATTGCTCCTTTATCTGCAGGATTAGTTTTATCAATAATTATTGGGTTTTCCCCTGCACCTGTTCTTTAA
- the aspS gene encoding aspartate--tRNA ligase, translated as MNLENEMCFNQRILIGSISTEQLNKTIVIIGWIKRIKKLGEINFIIVGDKSGTIQVTCKDKEQIQQLTREDIVIVKAKLQRLDSVRFELINPTIKLFSKSKTPPLIIEDETDALEEVRLKYRYLDLRRRLMQKRLLLRHQFILAIRNWFNQQGFIEIETPTLSKSTPEGAQDFLVPARIRKDCFYALVQSPQIYKQLLMIAGVEKYFQIARVYRDEDSRKDRQPEHTQIDFEISFCNQKMIMNLVEKLFFSVFLDVFQIKIKKTFPVFKFSELFERFGSDKPDLRYGFEIKDFTSLFQDHQNQFTKLIEAKGIIGGIELTNIELSTDKIKALRKIAKDHDVSLEVHNKNNSTLKTSIKCDEKNTLLLVANKSKKKAWTALGAIRNELKYHLDIVKPNQYSFCWVVDFPLYDFDEKTNQWISNHNIFSKPKQEWIDNFESNKNEALSEQFDLVLNGFEIGSGSIRINDPIVQKRLMNSLNIDPNKFAFLLEAYQYGAPVHGGMGLGIDRLMMILNQTDNIREVIAFPKNNHGIEVHTNAPDKIDKEEVKWWIKELVK; from the coding sequence ATGAACTTGGAGAACGAAATGTGTTTTAACCAACGAATTTTAATTGGCTCAATTTCAACTGAACAACTCAATAAAACAATAGTTATTATTGGGTGAATTAAACGGATTAAAAAGTTAGGTGAAATTAACTTTATTATCGTTGGTGATAAATCAGGAACTATCCAAGTAACTTGCAAAGATAAAGAACAGATTCAACAACTTACAAGAGAAGACATAGTTATTGTTAAAGCCAAATTACAACGCTTAGATAGTGTTAGATTTGAACTGATAAATCCAACTATTAAACTTTTTTCAAAGTCAAAAACTCCTCCTTTAATTATTGAAGATGAAACTGATGCTTTAGAAGAAGTTAGGTTAAAATACCGTTACCTTGATCTGAGAAGACGTTTGATGCAAAAACGATTGTTATTGCGTCATCAATTTATATTAGCAATTCGTAACTGATTTAACCAGCAGGGTTTTATTGAAATAGAAACACCTACCTTATCCAAATCAACTCCTGAGGGAGCACAAGACTTTTTAGTTCCTGCAAGAATTAGAAAAGATTGTTTTTATGCTTTAGTTCAAAGTCCACAAATCTATAAGCAGCTCTTAATGATTGCAGGAGTTGAAAAATATTTTCAAATTGCAAGGGTCTATCGTGATGAAGATAGCAGAAAAGATCGTCAACCAGAACACACACAAATTGATTTCGAGATCTCTTTTTGTAACCAAAAAATGATTATGAATCTAGTTGAAAAACTCTTTTTTAGTGTTTTCTTAGATGTTTTTCAAATCAAAATAAAAAAGACTTTTCCTGTTTTTAAATTTTCAGAACTTTTTGAAAGATTTGGTAGCGATAAACCAGATTTACGTTATGGTTTTGAAATAAAAGATTTCACCTCGCTTTTTCAAGATCATCAGAATCAGTTCACTAAATTAATTGAAGCAAAAGGCATTATTGGTGGTATTGAACTTACTAATATTGAGTTAAGTACAGACAAAATTAAAGCATTAAGAAAAATTGCTAAGGACCATGATGTGAGTTTAGAAGTTCATAATAAAAATAATTCAACATTAAAAACTTCAATTAAATGTGATGAAAAAAACACTCTTCTGTTAGTAGCAAATAAATCTAAAAAGAAGGCATGAACTGCTTTAGGAGCAATTAGAAATGAGTTGAAATACCACTTGGATATTGTCAAACCTAACCAATACAGCTTTTGTTGAGTTGTTGATTTCCCTCTCTATGATTTTGATGAGAAAACAAATCAGTGAATATCAAATCACAACATCTTTTCAAAACCTAAACAAGAATGAATTGATAATTTTGAATCAAATAAAAACGAAGCATTAAGCGAACAGTTTGATCTTGTTTTAAATGGTTTTGAAATTGGTAGTGGTTCAATAAGAATTAATGATCCAATTGTTCAAAAAAGACTAATGAATTCTTTGAACATTGACCCAAATAAGTTTGCTTTTCTTCTAGAAGCTTATCAATATGGTGCTCCTGTTCATGGTGGAATGGGACTAGGTATTGATCGTTTAATGATGATTCTTAATCAAACTGATAACATCAGAGAAGTAATCGCTTTTCCTAAGAATAATCATGGTATTGAAGTCCATACAAACGCTCCTGATAAAATTGACAAAGAGGAGGTTAAATGATGGATAAAAGAACTAGTGAAATAG
- a CDS encoding thymidine kinase, which translates to MGKYQPSFQTKKGWTEVICGPMFSGKTEKLLHKIKRWKIAKISVVIFKPIIDTRQTNIVKSRNGEYDQAITINSPFEIYDHLVDKNYQIVAIDEAQFFSNEIIEVVTTLNEIGTNVIISGLDTDFRAEPFGCIPQLLAIADVVNKLDAICNVCGSLAQRTQRLVNKNTNDNLVLIGDAEAYEARCKLHHSFLTKKHVTVKTKNFKEQVQGKTQ; encoded by the coding sequence ATGGGTAAATATCAACCATCTTTTCAAACCAAAAAGGGCTGAACTGAAGTTATTTGTGGCCCAATGTTTTCTGGAAAAACAGAGAAATTACTTCACAAAATAAAACGGTGAAAGATAGCCAAAATTTCAGTTGTTATCTTCAAACCAATAATTGATACTAGACAAACTAATATTGTCAAATCACGCAACGGTGAATATGATCAAGCAATAACTATTAATTCTCCTTTTGAGATCTATGATCACTTAGTTGATAAAAACTATCAAATTGTTGCCATTGATGAAGCACAATTCTTTTCAAATGAGATTATAGAAGTTGTTACAACTCTCAATGAGATAGGAACAAATGTAATTATTTCTGGGCTTGATACTGATTTTAGAGCTGAGCCTTTTGGTTGTATTCCCCAACTTTTAGCAATAGCTGATGTAGTTAATAAACTTGATGCTATTTGCAATGTTTGTGGTAGTTTAGCACAACGAACCCAAAGACTAGTAAATAAAAATACTAATGATAACCTTGTCTTAATTGGTGATGCAGAAGCTTATGAAGCTAGATGCAAACTGCACCACTCATTTTTAACTAAAAAGCACGTTACTGTTAAAACCAAAAACTTTAAAGAACAGGTGCAGGGGAAAACCCAATAA
- the polC gene encoding DNA polymerase III subunit alpha, protein MVFNLENEKDKKVLALSNFLIDNNILDHNELNSLIERIESIYFNKYIEEKVFLFAITISRPLTIDIWNALYEGFNELNEGFKADNESFKLTITFKENEPFFKSKNSFSSVTIAIIKDYFHSFFSKDKKYKILIEQELSNPNFLSYENDELKAQCQTKELTEWLVQKSKSFIFWMNNAGFKNFNFIALYPIDKNESKLKVKAVTVSQYDKQFETKVFATEFIPIHKINQQIDDVKIIGQIFELKTHESLTGKKTLNIYVTDFQLGGSLILKWSYTDEKKIEGITIGNWIKAHIQVERDPNTQILYGIVREINPVEIPNNYKRLDLSKQKRVELVFHTKMTAFDGINDIEEYAQFAKERGWKAITVTDKDNIHIYPKFYEVAKKYDLKAIYGLEFNLTDDHIKIVHNPDNTKLSDATFVIFDIETTGLHGRYDDVIEFSARKIKNNSEIDHQQFFLKIDKPIPKTITEITKITDEMLEGGIDQQQGLEKIRNYLDDCVMVAHNGINFDLPFLQTQFEKYNIKPLTNPLIDTLCLSWALNPLFSSHTLSNICSKLKLEFDDERLHRAEYDTEALKKVFFYFKKQLKEMGINTLTEIDQNLNKKCQIDLMKRVFTNTAIVYVKNQRGFQNLYEMLSIALTDHNANRPLVLASSLAKFRKSFLLTENPVQGDIFKAALTKPINELEKAIEKVDFVLISQPNAYLGYTLREGLKKELINDAIKLVIKTATKLKKLVAVASDAYFIHPWENEYYKAIVCAKGLGGKWHRHFNNKEKEQTVPEVFLHTTDEMLKRMSFLGEDIAYKLVVENTNKIVKLLDLNELVPTKNKLYPPVMQDSNQKLIDKTWKQAEKRYGKNLPKLIKERIEKELNAIISNGFGIVFWISHLLVEQSVKDGYFVGPRGSIGSSLIANLIGISEINPLAAHYLCEQCHYFEVSDSVDDGYDLMIRDCPKCHEKASFKGDGHNIPFATFMGFSGDKIPDIDLNFSSEYQAKAHDYVRKLFGVNNTFRAGTIATVAEKTAYGYARNYFEIIKRVDLATTAEIERFKQKLIGIKRTTGQHPGGIMIFPSDHSVYEFTPCGFPADDVESEWKTTHFEYDALGDAILKLDILGQDDPTMLKHLADLTKINPQNIPHFDKNLISMFSSNKPLNLKPGIVDEVTGAVGIPEFGTKFVRKILEQTKPKDFADLIRVSGLSHGKNVWADNAQKLIKSNRLTLRDVIACRDDIMLYLINKGMQAKDAFEIMEKVRKGIKVNAKEVSLMQNCGVEQYWINACLKINYLFPKAHAAAYVLMAWRIAWFKLYHPLSYYACLLSFKLKEHDINGFEKGYEFIKNRLDELNKLYRIKKIKPKEAELLTSYEVYLEMMARNIKLQQISIQNSNARMFVEHNGVLIAPFITIPGMGEAVASSIVEARNEKPFASLNDFKKRTKITKKHVETMEQLQLFDEFEHQDDHKLFN, encoded by the coding sequence ATGGTATTTAATCTTGAGAATGAAAAAGATAAAAAGGTTCTTGCACTCTCCAATTTTTTGATAGATAACAATATCCTTGACCACAATGAGCTTAACAGCTTAATTGAAAGGATTGAATCAATTTACTTTAATAAATATATTGAAGAGAAGGTTTTTCTATTTGCAATAACTATTAGTCGCCCTTTAACTATTGATATTTGAAATGCTTTATATGAAGGATTTAATGAATTAAATGAGGGATTTAAAGCTGATAATGAATCTTTTAAACTTACCATTACCTTTAAGGAGAATGAGCCATTCTTTAAATCAAAAAATAGTTTTTCTTCTGTAACGATAGCTATTATTAAAGACTATTTTCACAGTTTCTTTTCAAAAGATAAGAAATACAAAATTCTCATTGAACAAGAGTTAAGTAATCCCAATTTTCTTAGTTATGAAAATGACGAATTAAAAGCACAATGTCAAACCAAAGAATTAACTGAATGATTAGTTCAAAAAAGTAAATCTTTCATTTTTTGGATGAATAATGCTGGTTTTAAAAACTTTAACTTCATTGCACTTTATCCTATTGATAAAAATGAATCTAAATTAAAAGTAAAAGCTGTAACTGTTTCTCAATATGATAAGCAGTTTGAAACAAAGGTATTTGCAACAGAATTTATCCCTATCCACAAGATTAACCAACAGATCGATGATGTCAAGATTATTGGGCAAATCTTTGAATTAAAAACCCATGAAAGTTTAACTGGTAAAAAAACACTTAATATCTATGTAACTGATTTTCAATTAGGTGGATCGTTAATTTTGAAATGATCCTATACTGATGAAAAAAAGATTGAAGGAATTACTATTGGCAATTGGATAAAAGCCCATATCCAAGTAGAACGTGACCCTAATACTCAAATCTTATATGGAATTGTTAGAGAGATAAATCCTGTTGAAATACCTAATAACTATAAAAGGTTAGATTTATCAAAACAAAAGCGAGTGGAGTTAGTTTTTCATACTAAAATGACTGCTTTTGATGGTATCAATGACATTGAAGAATATGCACAGTTTGCTAAAGAAAGAGGTTGAAAAGCAATAACTGTTACAGATAAAGATAATATCCATATTTATCCCAAGTTTTATGAAGTGGCTAAAAAATATGATTTAAAAGCTATCTATGGTTTGGAATTCAACTTAACTGATGATCACATCAAAATTGTTCACAACCCAGATAACACTAAGTTAAGTGATGCCACCTTTGTTATTTTTGATATTGAAACCACTGGATTACATGGTAGGTATGATGATGTTATTGAGTTTTCAGCACGCAAAATTAAGAATAACAGCGAGATAGATCATCAGCAATTCTTTTTAAAAATTGACAAACCTATCCCAAAAACAATCACTGAAATCACCAAAATAACTGATGAGATGCTTGAAGGCGGTATTGATCAACAGCAAGGTTTAGAAAAGATAAGAAATTATCTAGATGATTGTGTTATGGTAGCTCATAATGGTATTAATTTTGATTTACCCTTTTTGCAAACTCAATTTGAAAAATACAACATCAAACCATTAACAAACCCACTGATTGATACCTTATGTTTATCATGAGCATTGAATCCCTTGTTTTCATCCCATACTTTAAGCAATATTTGTTCTAAACTAAAACTTGAATTTGATGATGAAAGATTACACCGTGCTGAATATGATACAGAAGCTTTAAAAAAAGTTTTCTTTTACTTTAAAAAGCAGTTAAAAGAAATGGGTATTAATACCTTAACAGAGATAGATCAAAACCTAAATAAAAAGTGTCAAATTGATCTGATGAAAAGGGTATTTACAAACACAGCAATCGTTTATGTAAAAAACCAACGGGGCTTTCAAAACCTATATGAGATGTTATCAATTGCATTAACAGATCATAATGCTAACAGACCATTAGTTTTAGCTAGCAGCTTAGCTAAATTTAGAAAATCTTTTTTATTAACAGAAAACCCTGTTCAGGGTGACATCTTTAAAGCTGCATTAACAAAACCAATTAATGAACTTGAAAAAGCAATTGAAAAAGTTGACTTTGTGCTTATTTCACAACCCAATGCTTACCTTGGTTATACACTACGTGAAGGACTGAAAAAAGAACTTATTAATGATGCAATCAAACTAGTTATCAAAACAGCAACAAAACTTAAGAAATTAGTTGCTGTTGCATCTGATGCTTACTTTATCCATCCTTGGGAAAATGAATATTATAAGGCAATAGTTTGTGCTAAGGGCTTAGGTGGGAAATGACATAGACACTTTAACAATAAAGAAAAAGAACAAACCGTTCCTGAAGTATTTCTTCACACCACTGATGAGATGCTAAAAAGAATGAGTTTTTTAGGAGAAGATATTGCCTATAAATTAGTCGTTGAAAACACTAATAAGATAGTGAAGCTACTTGACTTAAATGAATTAGTACCAACTAAAAACAAGCTTTATCCACCAGTGATGCAAGATTCTAACCAAAAATTAATTGATAAAACTTGAAAACAAGCTGAAAAAAGGTATGGTAAAAATTTACCTAAACTTATTAAGGAAAGAATTGAAAAAGAACTAAATGCAATCATTAGTAATGGTTTTGGAATTGTCTTTTGAATTTCCCATCTATTAGTAGAACAATCTGTTAAAGATGGTTATTTTGTAGGTCCACGTGGTTCTATAGGCTCTTCTTTAATTGCTAATTTAATTGGTATATCAGAAATCAATCCATTAGCTGCTCATTATCTTTGTGAACAATGTCATTACTTTGAAGTTAGTGACAGTGTTGATGATGGATATGATTTGATGATTCGTGATTGTCCTAAATGCCATGAAAAAGCAAGTTTCAAAGGTGATGGTCATAACATTCCTTTTGCTACTTTTATGGGTTTTTCTGGTGATAAAATTCCTGATATCGATCTTAATTTTTCTAGCGAATATCAAGCTAAAGCCCATGATTATGTCAGAAAATTATTTGGAGTTAATAACACCTTCAGGGCAGGAACAATTGCAACAGTTGCTGAAAAAACTGCTTATGGTTATGCTAGAAACTATTTTGAAATCATTAAACGTGTTGATCTTGCAACTACTGCTGAAATTGAAAGATTTAAACAAAAGCTTATAGGAATTAAGAGAACAACAGGGCAACATCCAGGGGGAATTATGATCTTTCCTAGTGATCATTCTGTTTATGAATTTACTCCCTGTGGTTTTCCAGCAGATGATGTTGAAAGTGAATGAAAGACCACCCATTTTGAATATGATGCATTAGGTGATGCCATATTAAAACTTGATATCTTAGGTCAAGATGATCCAACAATGTTAAAGCACTTAGCTGATCTAACTAAGATAAATCCCCAAAATATCCCTCACTTTGATAAGAACTTAATTTCGATGTTTTCTTCAAACAAACCATTAAACCTAAAACCAGGCATTGTTGATGAAGTTACAGGAGCGGTTGGTATCCCTGAATTTGGGACTAAATTTGTTAGAAAAATTTTAGAACAGACAAAACCTAAAGACTTTGCTGACTTAATTAGAGTTTCAGGATTAAGCCATGGTAAAAACGTGTGAGCAGATAATGCACAAAAACTAATTAAAAGCAATAGGTTAACTTTAAGAGATGTAATTGCTTGTAGAGATGACATCATGCTTTATCTAATTAATAAAGGGATGCAAGCAAAAGATGCTTTTGAAATCATGGAAAAAGTAAGAAAAGGTATTAAAGTAAATGCTAAAGAAGTTAGCCTGATGCAAAACTGTGGTGTTGAACAATATTGGATTAATGCTTGTTTAAAAATTAATTATCTATTCCCTAAGGCACATGCTGCAGCTTATGTTTTAATGGCTTGAAGAATTGCTTGATTTAAGCTTTATCACCCTTTGAGTTACTATGCTTGTTTATTAAGTTTCAAACTAAAGGAACATGATATTAATGGTTTTGAAAAAGGGTATGAATTTATTAAAAACCGTTTAGATGAACTTAATAAGCTTTACAGAATAAAAAAGATTAAACCAAAAGAAGCGGAGCTTTTAACAAGTTATGAAGTTTATTTAGAAATGATGGCACGCAATATAAAGTTGCAACAAATCTCTATTCAAAACTCTAATGCAAGGATGTTTGTTGAACATAATGGTGTTTTAATTGCGCCTTTCATCACTATTCCAGGAATGGGAGAAGCGGTAGCTTCTTCAATTGTAGAAGCAAGAAATGAAAAACCATTTGCTTCCTTAAATGATTTCAAAAAAAGAACCAAAATTACTAAAAAACACGTTGAAACGATGGAACAATTACAACTGTTTGATGAATTTGAACATCAAGATGATCATAAACTTTTCAACTAA